A section of the Brienomyrus brachyistius isolate T26 unplaced genomic scaffold, BBRACH_0.4 scaffold47, whole genome shotgun sequence genome encodes:
- the gucy1a1 gene encoding guanylate cyclase soluble subunit alpha-1, producing MFCTKLKELKITGECTFSKIGQNTERSDCEQRPSTFAGCALPVLKEVHGSAPEILQQRKISRSKVNLQTLGESVRKLVFPEFQRLHAAFLRMVKQHTLDMIWQDVNFGNVESLKEHMETYSIKAGIPLSSVKVSLGIEVFKTCYEEDGHILGAVGGALHDFLNSFNVLLKQSTPHHPASEDCVNEASVLCLDKDPGLLTVYYFNPDKATELFFPGIIQAAASLLYQTDVEVAMEPPCCKESALQSHHQPHLLYSVLVKNTKHLTPSPLKAQFPVDIPISFFNSTFPFHVLFDRDMNLLQIGDGLRKRLSRKDVQRKPVFEEHFVILSPQIRGTFQSILSMLNTQFVLRIKHGGTSAIAEGTTKLMDLKGQMIFISESNSILFLGSPCVDTLEQLTGRGLYLSDIPIHNALRDVVLVGEQAKAQDGLKKRLGKAKTALEQAHWALEEEKKKTVDLLFTIFPGVVAQKLWQGQPVQAKKFDNITMLFSDIVGFTAICSMCSPMQVVTMLNELYTRFDHQCGELDVYKVETIGDAYCVAGGLHKESQTHAVQIAMMALKMMELSDEVMTPTGEVIKMRIGLHSGSILAGVVGVKMPRYCLFGNNVTLANKFESCSLPRRINISPTTYRLLKGRPEFVFIPRTRQDLPPNFPPDIPGICYFLEACDAQGGSLGNESTPEACDYSNTNFLGEQI from the exons ATGTTTTGCACGAAATTAAAGGAGCTAAAAATTACTGGAGAATGCACCTTCTCCAAGATTGGGCAAAACACGGAGCGAAGTGACTGTGAGCAGCGTCCGAGTACCTTTGCAGGATGTGCCTTGCCAGTATTAAAAGAGGTGCACGGAAGTGCTCCGGAGATACTACAGCAGCGCAAAATCAGCAGAAGCAAAGTTAATCTACAGACATTAGGAGAAAGCGTCCGAAAATTAGTTTTCCCAGAG TTTCAGAGGCTGCATGCCGCTTTTCTTAGAATGGTGAAACAGCATACCTTAGACATGATATG gCAAGATGTGAATTTTGGAAATGTAGAGAGCCTGAAGGAGCATATGGAGACATACTCCATCAAAGCAG GTATTCCTCTGAGCAGCGTTAAAGTTTCACTTGGGATCGAAGTGTTTAAGACGTGTTATGAGGAGGATGGACACATTTTGGGTGCAGTGGGGGGAGCCCTTCACGACTTCCTGAACAGCTTTaacgtgcttttaaaacagagcACGCCACACCATCCAGCCAGTGAGGATTGTGTAAACGAAGCCTCCGTGCTCTGTCTGGATAAAGATCCAGGTCTGCTGACTGTGTACTACTTCAACCCTGACAAAGCGACAgagctgttcttccctggcatcaTCCAGGCGGCTGCCAGTTTGCTGTACCAGACGGACGTGGAGGTGGCCATGGAGCCGCCGTGCTGCAAAGAGAGTGCCCTCCAGTCCCACCACCAGCCCCACCTGCTCTACTCCGTGCTGGTGAAAAACACCAAGCACCTGACCCCCAGTCCGCTGAAGGCACAGTTTCCAGTGGATATACCCATTTCGTTTTTTAACTCCACGTTTCCTTTTCACGTCCTGTTCGACCGGGATATGAACTTATTGCAGATCGGTGACGGGCTGAGGAAAAGACTTAGCCGCAAAGACGTCCAAAGGAAACCGGTTTTCGAGGAACATTTTGTGATCCTGTCTCCTCAGATCAGGGGCACTTTCCAGAGTATTTTATCCATGCTAAACACACAATTTGTTCTAAGAATAAAGCACGGCGGCACTTCTGCTATTGCGGAGGGCACAACTAAG cTCATGGACCTCAAAGGACAAATGATCTTCATTTCAGAGTCCAACAGTATCTTGTTTCTGGGTTCCCCTTGCGTGGACACGCTGGAGCAGCTGACAGGGAGGGGTTTGTACCTCTCCGACATCCCGATTCACAATGCCCTGAGGGACGTGGTCCTGGTGGGGGAACAAGCCAAGGCACAGGATGGGCTGAAGAAGAGGTTGGGGAAGGCCAAGACCGCCCTGGAACAGGCCCACTGGGCATTGGAGGAGGAGAAAAAGAAAACCGTGGACCTCCTCTTCACCATATTCCCGGGCGTGGTGGCCCAGAAGTTGTGGCAGGGCCAGCCGGTGCAGGCTAAGAAGTTTGACAACATCACCATGCTGTTCTCCGACATCGTGGGCTTCACCGCCATCTGCTCTATGTGTAGCCCAATGCAGGTGGTCACCATGCTGAACGAGCTCTACACCAGGTTTGACCACCAATGCGGAGAGCTGGATGTTTACAAG GTAGAGACTATCGGCGACGCATACTGTGTGGCTGGGGGTTTGCACAAAGAGAGCCAGACTCACGCTGTTCAGATTGCGATGATGGCCCTGAAGATGATGGAACTATCAGATGAGGTCATGACCCCCACCGGAGAAGTCATTAAG ATGCGAATCGGTCTCCACTCCGGCTCCATTCTCGCCGGCGTCGTTGGCGTAAAGATGCCGAGATATTGCCTTTTCGGCAACAATGTCACCCTGGCCAATAAGTTCGAGTCGTGCAGCCTGCCGAGGAGAATCAACATCAGCCCGACGACTTACAG GCTGCTGAAAGGTCGGCCAGAATTCGTCTTTATACCCAGAACCCGACAGGATCTTCCGCCGAACTTCCCCCCCGATATTCCGGGCATTTGCTACTTTTTGGAGGCGTGTGATGCACAGGGCGGCTCCCTTGGGAACGAATCCACACCGGAGGCATGCGATTATAGCAATACTAACTTCTTGGGGGAGCAAATTTAA